The DNA window GACCAATCATTGAGGAAGACCGTATTTTGTGAGGGTTGCTCTGGGCTGAGGAACTGGACATTTCCCATTGGGCCGCTGCCGGCGAATCCTCCCTGGACCATCCTTGCAGCCGGTTGTGAATCGTCTGGGTCGAGCGTTAGAGCTTCCCAAGGGCTCGGACCGCTTGTCCTCGGGGCTGGCAGTGTTGCGAAAGTCTGGGCCTGCGTAGTGAGAAAGGAGAGCGTGAGCGGAATGACCTCGCCGAGATAGTATTTTGATTTGTCTGTGCTGAGCATGAACTCGACGCCCGGTGCTTGCTTGGAGCGAGCAGCATCCCAGCCGGCCTGGAAGCTGTCCTGTGCGAGGACGGCTGCACTCCCGCATAGGGTCAGCGCGACAGAAGTTAGCCAGGTCTGCTTCACTGAGGCGGGTAGACGCGTGAGCGACGGAATGAGTTCCCCGTAATAGAGACTTATTGAAATAGCGCCATCAGCGCATCGGCAAAGATCCGCATGCCGTCCGCGTTGGGGTGATTGATGGCGTTCAGCATCAACGTGTTGTAGGGAATGCCTTGACGCCACAGCCGGCCGTAGCGCAAGGAGGCGTCGGCGAGGGCAACGTCGTGCTTGGCGGCGAATTGCCGCAGGCCAGCCACATAGGGGCGCGGGTCCTTGTCGATGTCGCGCTCGCGGGTCAGGTTCATCCAGTCGGGACGGACATAGTGGGGTGTGAGTATGACCCATTCGGCGCCGATCGCTTTGAAGTCGGTCAGCAGTTTCGAATAGCGCTCCTCGACCTGCGCTGGATCGAGACCCGCATCGTTGACGAACTCGGAAATGATCAGGTCCGGCTTGAGATTCAGAACGGTCTCCTGGTAATTGTGCGGACTGCCTGCAGGTTCCTGGAGATAGCTTCTTGTATTGCGGCCGCCCCAGGCTTGGGTGCGCATCTCAATCCGGGCTTTGGGGTATCGCTCGCGCAGCCGGGTGGCAAATTGCTCCTGCCAGCGTTGGGTGTTGCTATCAGAAAGATAGGATCCGTCCGTGACGCTGTCGCCCCAGGCCAGAATGCGCAGAGGCTGTCCCGCTTCGAGACGCTTCTTGAGGTTTGTGATGGTTTGGTTCTTGGGGCTGGGAGTTTCGGGATAGTTTTTCTCAAGAATCGGAAAGAGATGGTCGGGCTCAAGCTTGCTGATGAAGCCTGGGAGATAGACATTGCCAAGGTGGCGCTCGCCGGGTTGGATTGCCGGGAGCGGCGGCGCTGCCGCCTTGGGCTGCCCGGTGCGGATGGTCACTTTACCGTCAGGGCCGAGCAGCACCGCATCCAGGCGAAGTTCAGCGTTTCGATAACTGGCATAGACCGTCTGGTCCGGAAGAATGTGCCCGCCCGCAAGACGACCGATGGTGCCCCAGTCAAGATCGATCTCGTAGTCGACACCTCTTGTGAACGCTGCGGCGTTCGCGGTGGGGCCGGAGCGGAGGACAAAGCTCTCTTTGTCGAGAAGGTGCGGGCTGGTGGTCTCCTGCACGCGGACTCCCTTTAGCTGTGCTCCGCGCAGCCATCCGCCGTTCTTTGGATTAAATATGGGAAGTGCCGAATAGGCCTCGGCCTGGACGTCCATCATGATGGGCGGCTGCACACGGATCTGTTGTGCCGATCCTGCCGGTGGGGTGACGGTGAGGGTCCAGTCCCCGGAGATTGTAAACGTCGCCGCTTGCTGGGCCAGAAGGCTGAGTGGCACAAGGAAGAGGGCGAGGCTAAGCCGCGATGCTGGGTGCATCTTCAGAGTTTATGTGGGAGTTGACCTTAAGTGTAGATCTGCTGTTTTCCGCAAGAGGATCAAATTGAGTGAACGTATCTTTAAGCCGCTGTGCCACGAGAGGCAGAAGCTGTACCGGCCTCAACGCAAGGATAAGCATTAGGGACTGATTTCGGAAATCTTTTCATTGCAACCGGTGAGATGTTTTTCCCTCCGGGATCACTTACTGTCAGTAGGATGTGGCCATTACTTCCTCCAGTGTATCGGCGAGGATGAACTTATCGAAGTAGATGCTGTCGACGGAAGGGCGGTGCGGGCTGCGATGGATGCCCGGCTGGCAGAAGTAGACAGACTCCGGACCTTTCGTCTTCAGCTTCTTGTCCAACACCAGCGCGCCATCGAACCAAAGGCGCGTGTTGCCTTTGCTTGGGTCCTCGGACCAACGAATGTGCATCGCCAGATGATGCCATTTGCCTGTGCTGAAGTCTGCCGACCATTCCGTGCCATTGCGGCCGAGATTCCCGGTTCCGTACTTAATGAGAGTGCCGCCGCCTTCTTTGGGCTCCACCCACCAAGTCATGACGTTGTTATAGCGGGGCGGGGGATTGCCTTCCCAGTAGAAGAAGTTATCACGGTCCTTTGGGGGATCGGCCATATAGAGATAGAAGGACATGTAAGTATCGGAGCCTTCCTCGACCGTGACTCTTGGCCCTCCCACTTGTACGCGCAATTGCTGGGGATTGAAGATGTCATCTTCGTGAATGGTGAACTTGGCGGCGTATTTCCCTTCGCGAACAATGTCCGTCACGATCTCGATATTCCTTGCAGTGGCATTCTGGCCACGGGTGCCGGTTTGGCTCCATTGGCTCAGGTCACCGGTTTCAAAATCGGCTTTGAAGAGGATCTTTGCTGCCGCAGGGGCAGTTGTCCAGAACAGATTGGACGAGAGCGCTAAGGCGAGAGCAGAGCGACGCAGGACTTTCATTCAGAACCAGTGTATAGCCTCAAGTTTCCAAGAAGACGACCGTAACGATTTCGCCGGACAAGCTGATCTACTCTATGATCACGCCATCACTCCATCTTGAAAGAGGACATCTCTTATGGTGCCTGAAACTCTGGTTCGCTATTCCGACTCAATCGAAGTTCGCCAGCCGGACGAAGACGAACTGACTGAGAAGATCGTAGCCTCAATGGCGGCCGTCAATCGACGTGCTTTCGACAAGTACCGGCACGCGGTTCGCGACGCACACGCGAAGAGCCATGGGGTGCTGAAGGGGGAGTTGAGTGTGTATGAGAACTTGGCTGAGCCGCTGCGGCAGGGTGTCTTTCGCTCGCCACGCCGCTACCCGGTGATGATTCGTCTATCGACTGCGCCAGGAGATCTGCGGGATGATCGAATCTCGTCGCCTCGTGGGATGGCAGTGAAGCTTTTGGGCGTGGAGGGGGCGAAGCTCTTGGCGGGACACGAGTCGGAAACGACACAGGACTTTCTGCTGGTCAACATGCCGGTGATCCCGTTTGGCGAGGTCAGCACCTATTGGAAGATGCAGCAGATTCTCGAGAAGCATGCCGAGGATCCTGATCTTGTCAAGCGCCTGACGGGAGCGCTGGCGCGCGGTGCGAATGAGGCGTTGAAGTTGCTGGGGCGGCCGAACTCCACTCTCGATGGCCTGAGCCCAGCGAATCATCATATTCTTGGCGAGACCTTCTACAGCATGGCGGCGATTCGCTATGGAGACTATGTGGCCAAGCTCTGCGCCGCGCCGTTGTCGGAGGGTGTTCGTGCGTTAACGGGGCAGGAGGTGGATGCAGATGAAAATCCTTCTGTTCTGCGCGATCTGGTTGTCGACTTCTTTCGCATGCAAAGTGCTGAGTATGAGGTTCGAGTGCAGCTTTGTACGGATCTGGAGCAGATGCCGGTTGAGGATGCTTCGATTGCGTGGCCGGAATCGCTGTCGCCTTATCTCGCGGTGGGGAAGATCACGATTCCGGCCCAGGACGCCTATAGTCCCGTCCGCCGCGTGTATGGAGATGACCGCCTGAGCTTCAATCCCTGGCACTGCATTGCCGAGCACCGGCCACTTGGTTCGATCATGCGGGTGCGCGTCAAAGCCTATGAGACTTCGACGCGCTTCCGGCATGCGATGAATGTACAGCCTGTTGAGGAACCGCGCGACATCAGTGAGATGCCGGACTGAATTTCCTACTGCTGCCAGCCACCGCCAAGAGCGTTGTAGATTTGCACGATCGCCAGACGCTCATTGAGTTGTGCCTGGGCTAAGTCGATTTCCGCATCGAGCAGATCTGTCTCGCTGGTCAGGACTTCGAGGTAGCTGCTGGCGCCGCCGCGATAGCGAAGCTCGGAGAGCTTGGCCGCCGATTGCGCGGCTAGCGTCAGGGCTTGCTGGCGCTCGCGATATTCACGGTTCTTACGAATGGCAATCAACGCGTCGGATACTTCGCGAAAAGCCTGCTGTACATTTTGTAAGTAAGTCAGCAAGATCTCTTCTTTCTGTGCTTCTGTCAGGCGAACGTTGTTCCGGATCCTGCCGAAGTCGAAAATCGGCTGCGTCATGGCGGCGCCGATGTTATAGACCTTCGAATCGAAAAGACCTGTCAGGGAATAGGCCTGAAAGCCCGCTGTGCCGGTGAGGCTGAGCTGCGGGAAGTACATCGCCTTGGCTACGCCAACGTTGGCGTTGGCCGCAACGAGTTGGAGTTCAGCCTGGCGGATGTCGGGACGGCGCTCCAGTAACTGCGACGGAAGCCCTTCGGGAATCGCGGGCGGAATGACCTGAGCGGCCAGTGCCTTGCCGCGTGCGACGGGCCCTGGATTCTCACCCAATAAGATCTGAATCAAGTTCTCTTGTTGGGTAATTCTCCTTTCAAGATCGGGAACCTTTCGTGCAGCTAACTCCACTAACTTCTCGGCTTGCGCGACATCGAGGAGTGATATCGCCCCACCGCTCTCCATGGTGCGGGTAAGCGTGAGAGACTCGTTGCGGGCTGCGAGAGTGCGGCGTGAGATCTCCAGTTCCAAATCCAATTCGCGCAACTGGAAGTAAGCTGTTGCAACGTTAGAAACGAGAGTTCCAAGTACGGCTTTACGGCCCCATTCGCTTGCAGCCAAGGTGGCCCGCGAAGCTTCGGTGGCACGGCGGTAGCGGCCCCAGAAGTCCAATTGCCAGACGGAGGATAGGCCCAACTGACTCATGTTGGCTTCAAAGGCCGGGAAGACGGGGTTACTGGGGTTGCGCTGGCGGTTGGCGCCACCGGTGCCACTAATGCTGGGAAACTGGTCGGCGCGCGTGATGCCTAGCTGCGCTTGTGCCTGGACAATGCGGGAGGCGGCAATGCGGACGTCATAGTTTTGAGCGAGCGCGGTGCGGATGAGCTTTTGTAATTCCTCATCTTCAAACACCGTCCACCATTTGGCATCGCCTAAGGATTCCGGGCTTGGCGTTGCCACTGCTGTATCGCGGAACGCAGGTGGGGCAGGGACGCTGGGGCGCTGGTACTTAGGCCCCATGGTGCAACTTAGCTCAAAGCCGAGCAGAGCGAGACTCAGTGCTTTATGCCTCATGCAGGTTCTCCTTCACTCTCTAAGGCGGCGAGGGATTTCTTCCGGCTGAAGAGCGCGCTGAAACGTTCGACCACCACAAAGGTTACCGGAATCAAGAAAATAGCGATTATGGTGGCTGCTAACATGCCGCCGATGACGACGGTGCCAAGGATACGGCGGGAGATTGCACCCGAGCCACTGGCGGTCCAGAGCGGTACGCAGCCTAGGATGAAGGCAAATGCCGTCATTAGAATGGGGCGCAAACGGAGCCGTGCGGCAGTGAGTGCGGCTTCCGCAATCGGACGACCTTTCTCATATTCGAGCTTGGCGAACTCGACAATTAGAATTGCGTTCTTTGCCGACATTCCGATGAGCATGACCAGACCGATCTGTGCGTAGACGTTGTTCTCAAAGCCGCGCATCCAGAGTGCAAAATAAGCGCCCAGGACGGCGACTGGAGTGACTAACAACACGCTAAAGGGCAAAGACCAACTTTCATACTGAGCAGCCAGAATCAGGAACACAAATAAGATCGACATGGCATAGATGGCGGAGGGCGGGATGCCGTCGGCCGCTTTCTTTTCCTGATAAGACATGCCGGTGTAGTCGAAGGCCATTTGCGATGGCATCGTTTGGGCGAAAACTTCTTCCAAGGCAGCCATGGCTTGTCCGGAACTAAAGCCCGGAGCCGCGGCGCCGAAGATCTGTGTGGCGCGGTACTCGTTATAGCGGTAGTTGAACTCTGGACCATTCCGCTTTTCGATCCGGGTGAGTGTACTGAGCGGAACCATGGTCTTGGCGGAGTTCTGTACGTAGAATTGGCCAATATCTTCTGGCTTGACTCGATACTCTCCTTCCGCTGCAAGATAGACCTGCCATTGGCGGCCAAAGCGATTGAAGTAATTGACCAAGTAGCCGCCCATGAAGGTTTGGAGCGTGTTGTAGACGTCGCTGATGGCGACCCCTTGACGCGCGGCCTTCTCTCGATCGACGTCCGCGTAGAGCTGAGGCACTGTGGGCAGGAAGGCTGGGCTCACGCCTACCAGTTCCTTGCGTTTGGCCGCTTCTGCCGCAAACTTGAAGACGTTCTTGCCGAACTCCTCGGCGCTGCCGCCGGAACGATCTTCCAGCACGAAGGTGAAGCCGCCGGAACTGCCGACGCCGGGAATGGCCGGAGGCGTAATGGGGAAGGCAAAAGCGTCGGGTACAGTGGAGATGGCTGCTGCAAGGTTGCCTTGGATCACCTCGAACTGTTCGTTCGCGGCCTTGCGTTCGCTCCAGTCTTTGAGCGTCACCCAGAAGATGCCATTATAAGTATTTTGGATGCCGGTGAGTAAGTCGAAACCGACGACGGAGAAGACGCTAGCAACGCCAGGAATCTTCATGACACGCTGTTCAATTTTGCGTGCGGCTTCATCGGTCCGCTCAAGGGAGGCTGCATCGGGAAGACGCATGGCGACGAGTAAGTAACCTTGATCTTCATTCGGAAGGAAGGAACTGGGGATCCGGCTGCCGAGACCAACGCCGGTGACCGTAACTAAGCCAAGGAACAGCAGGCTGAGAACCGACTTGCGGATCATCGCGCCGCTCATGTTGATATAGCCGTTGGTGGCGATGCCGAAGACGCGATTGAACCAATCGAAGAAGCGGGCCAAGGGGCCGCGCGACGGCTTCTTCGGCTTCAGCAACAGGGCGCAAAGCGCAGGGCTGAGCGACAAGGCGTTGAAGGCCGAGATGATGACCGAGATCGCAATGGTGACGGCGAATTGCTGGTAGAGGCGGCCTGTGATGCCGGGGATAAAGGCGGTCGGAATAAATACCGCCGATAGAATCAGGGCGATCGCAATGACCGGACCAGATACTTCCTCCATGGCCTTTAGCGAGGCATCTTTGGGAGACAAGCCTTTCTCGATATGATGTTCGACCGCCTCCACTACGACGATGGCGTCGTCTACAACGAGGCCGATGGCGAGCACCAAGCCGAAGAGCGACAGAGTGTTTACCGAGAAGCCCAGCATGGGGAAGATCATGAAGGTACCGATCAAGGACACGGGAACGGCAAGGAGCGGAATCAAGGTGGCGCGCCAGCCTTGCAGGAAGAGATAAACCACCAGTACGACGAGCAGCAAGGCTTCGAGCAATGTTACGGTGATTTCCTTCATGCCTTGGGTGACGACCTTGGTGGTGTCCAAGGTCATGTCGAGCGCGAGTCCTTTAGGGAAGCGCTTCTTTAATTCGTCGAGGCGTGCTGTTACATTCTTTGCTGTTTCAACGGCGTTTGAACCGGGTAACTGGTAGATGGCCAGACCTGACGTGGACTTTCCGTTGAAGCGGCTGATGGTGTCGTAATTTTGTGCGCCCATTTCGATGCGGGCGATGTCTTTGAGACGAAGCGTTGAGCCGTCCGGATTGGAGCGAATAATGATGCCGCCGAACTCCTCTGGGGAACTGAAGCGGCCTTGGGCCATGACCGTGTAGGTGAATTCTTGTCCCTTTGGTGCAGGACGGCCGCCCAAGCGCCCGGCGGGGTTGACGCGGTTTTGAGATTGGACGGCGGTGATGATATCGGGGACCGTGACGCCGAGCTTGGCCAACTGGTCGGGCTTGATCCAGATGCGCATCGCATATTGTCCGCCTCCGAAGGCCTGGACACGGGCGACGCCCTGGACGCGAGTGAGTTCGTCGACTAAGTTGATGTAGGCATAGTTCGACAAGAAGACATCATCTAAAGAGTTGTCACTCGAATAGATACTCACGAACATCAGTGGTGAGTTCAGTGACTTCTGTACTGTGAGGCCAGAGGTGTTGACTTCAGCCGGCAGCTGCGAAGCCGCTTGCGAGGTGCGTAACTGGGTTAAGACTTGATCGATATTCGGATCGGTCTTGATGTCGAAGGTTACGGTAATCGATGCTGCTCCATTGTTGGCGGAGGTGGAGCTCATGTACTCCATGTTGTCGACGCCGCTGATTTGCTGTTCGAGCGGCGTTGTGACCGATTGTTCCAGCGTTTTTGCGTCGGCGCCGGGATAGACCGCACTAACGAGAATCTCTGGAGGAATGATGTCAGGAAATTGCGCTGTGGGGAGACCGAGGAGTGCGACCGTGCCGACGATGACCATCACAATGGAGATCACCATCGCCACGATGGGGCGGTGGATGAAAAACTTTGACATGCGTTAGCGCCCCTGAATCCCTGTCTCTGATTCTGCCTTCTGTACTGGCGTGGCCTTAGGCACCACCATGCCGCCATCCATTGCCTTTGCGAGGCCTTCGACAATGACGCGATCGCCAACTTGCAGGCCGTGCTCGACGACATAGCGGGAGCCGACGGACTGGCCGAGCTTGATAGTGCGAATTTGAACCTTATTGTCCGCGCCGACGAGAGCGACTTGTTGTTTCCCTTGCAGTTCGGTTACGGCGCGCTGGGGAATTAAGAGGGCTCCCTTCTGTTCGCCAGTCTGTGCACGGATGCGGCCGAACTGGCCGGGGCGCATGACGTTGCCAGGATTAGCAAAGGTGGCTGCCATGCGAATGGTGCCGGTTTGTGAATCCACTTGACGGTCGGCAAAGCTGACGCGGCCGGGATGTTCATAAACTTTGCCATTGCCGAGGATCAATTGCAGCGGGGCCGCTTGATGATTCTTGAGAAGGGTACTGGACAAGGTCAGATACTCGTGTTCACTGATCGGAAAATAAACGCGAAATGGATTGAGCTGTGAAACGGTGGTGAGCACGGTGTCGTTTTTGACTAAGTTGCCAATTT is part of the Bryobacter aggregatus MPL3 genome and encodes:
- a CDS encoding SGNH/GDSL hydrolase family protein encodes the protein MHPASRLSLALFLVPLSLLAQQAATFTISGDWTLTVTPPAGSAQQIRVQPPIMMDVQAEAYSALPIFNPKNGGWLRGAQLKGVRVQETTSPHLLDKESFVLRSGPTANAAAFTRGVDYEIDLDWGTIGRLAGGHILPDQTVYASYRNAELRLDAVLLGPDGKVTIRTGQPKAAAPPLPAIQPGERHLGNVYLPGFISKLEPDHLFPILEKNYPETPSPKNQTITNLKKRLEAGQPLRILAWGDSVTDGSYLSDSNTQRWQEQFATRLRERYPKARIEMRTQAWGGRNTRSYLQEPAGSPHNYQETVLNLKPDLIISEFVNDAGLDPAQVEERYSKLLTDFKAIGAEWVILTPHYVRPDWMNLTRERDIDKDPRPYVAGLRQFAAKHDVALADASLRYGRLWRQGIPYNTLMLNAINHPNADGMRIFADALMALFQ
- a CDS encoding heparin lyase I family protein, coding for MKVLRRSALALALSSNLFWTTAPAAAKILFKADFETGDLSQWSQTGTRGQNATARNIEIVTDIVREGKYAAKFTIHEDDIFNPQQLRVQVGGPRVTVEEGSDTYMSFYLYMADPPKDRDNFFYWEGNPPPRYNNVMTWWVEPKEGGGTLIKYGTGNLGRNGTEWSADFSTGKWHHLAMHIRWSEDPSKGNTRLWFDGALVLDKKLKTKGPESVYFCQPGIHRSPHRPSVDSIYFDKFILADTLEEVMATSY
- a CDS encoding catalase family protein, translating into MVPETLVRYSDSIEVRQPDEDELTEKIVASMAAVNRRAFDKYRHAVRDAHAKSHGVLKGELSVYENLAEPLRQGVFRSPRRYPVMIRLSTAPGDLRDDRISSPRGMAVKLLGVEGAKLLAGHESETTQDFLLVNMPVIPFGEVSTYWKMQQILEKHAEDPDLVKRLTGALARGANEALKLLGRPNSTLDGLSPANHHILGETFYSMAAIRYGDYVAKLCAAPLSEGVRALTGQEVDADENPSVLRDLVVDFFRMQSAEYEVRVQLCTDLEQMPVEDASIAWPESLSPYLAVGKITIPAQDAYSPVRRVYGDDRLSFNPWHCIAEHRPLGSIMRVRVKAYETSTRFRHAMNVQPVEEPRDISEMPD
- a CDS encoding efflux transporter outer membrane subunit, translated to MRHKALSLALLGFELSCTMGPKYQRPSVPAPPAFRDTAVATPSPESLGDAKWWTVFEDEELQKLIRTALAQNYDVRIAASRIVQAQAQLGITRADQFPSISGTGGANRQRNPSNPVFPAFEANMSQLGLSSVWQLDFWGRYRRATEASRATLAASEWGRKAVLGTLVSNVATAYFQLRELDLELEISRRTLAARNESLTLTRTMESGGAISLLDVAQAEKLVELAARKVPDLERRITQQENLIQILLGENPGPVARGKALAAQVIPPAIPEGLPSQLLERRPDIRQAELQLVAANANVGVAKAMYFPQLSLTGTAGFQAYSLTGLFDSKVYNIGAAMTQPIFDFGRIRNNVRLTEAQKEEILLTYLQNVQQAFREVSDALIAIRKNREYRERQQALTLAAQSAAKLSELRYRGGASSYLEVLTSETDLLDAEIDLAQAQLNERLAIVQIYNALGGGWQQ
- a CDS encoding efflux RND transporter permease subunit, which gives rise to MSKFFIHRPIVAMVISIVMVIVGTVALLGLPTAQFPDIIPPEILVSAVYPGADAKTLEQSVTTPLEQQISGVDNMEYMSSTSANNGAASITVTFDIKTDPNIDQVLTQLRTSQAASQLPAEVNTSGLTVQKSLNSPLMFVSIYSSDNSLDDVFLSNYAYINLVDELTRVQGVARVQAFGGGQYAMRIWIKPDQLAKLGVTVPDIITAVQSQNRVNPAGRLGGRPAPKGQEFTYTVMAQGRFSSPEEFGGIIIRSNPDGSTLRLKDIARIEMGAQNYDTISRFNGKSTSGLAIYQLPGSNAVETAKNVTARLDELKKRFPKGLALDMTLDTTKVVTQGMKEITVTLLEALLLVVLVVYLFLQGWRATLIPLLAVPVSLIGTFMIFPMLGFSVNTLSLFGLVLAIGLVVDDAIVVVEAVEHHIEKGLSPKDASLKAMEEVSGPVIAIALILSAVFIPTAFIPGITGRLYQQFAVTIAISVIISAFNALSLSPALCALLLKPKKPSRGPLARFFDWFNRVFGIATNGYINMSGAMIRKSVLSLLFLGLVTVTGVGLGSRIPSSFLPNEDQGYLLVAMRLPDAASLERTDEAARKIEQRVMKIPGVASVFSVVGFDLLTGIQNTYNGIFWVTLKDWSERKAANEQFEVIQGNLAAAISTVPDAFAFPITPPAIPGVGSSGGFTFVLEDRSGGSAEEFGKNVFKFAAEAAKRKELVGVSPAFLPTVPQLYADVDREKAARQGVAISDVYNTLQTFMGGYLVNYFNRFGRQWQVYLAAEGEYRVKPEDIGQFYVQNSAKTMVPLSTLTRIEKRNGPEFNYRYNEYRATQIFGAAAPGFSSGQAMAALEEVFAQTMPSQMAFDYTGMSYQEKKAADGIPPSAIYAMSILFVFLILAAQYESWSLPFSVLLVTPVAVLGAYFALWMRGFENNVYAQIGLVMLIGMSAKNAILIVEFAKLEYEKGRPIAEAALTAARLRLRPILMTAFAFILGCVPLWTASGSGAISRRILGTVVIGGMLAATIIAIFLIPVTFVVVERFSALFSRKKSLAALESEGEPA